One Helianthus annuus cultivar XRQ/B chromosome 7, HanXRQr2.0-SUNRISE, whole genome shotgun sequence genomic region harbors:
- the LOC110868346 gene encoding putative inactive cadmium/zinc-transporting ATPase HMA3 isoform X1 translates to MKGEQSCQNKWPSPFVVVCGLLLLLSFFKYVSSPFQWLALGVVVVDIIPEVLKAIASLRNLELDINILMLIAAGGSVFLKDYWEAGTIVFLLNISKWLETRASHRAAAVMSTLLSIAPQTVVLANTGEEVNTKEVMVNTRLAVKAGTMIPIDGVVVDGNRELEEKALIGESFPVSKQVDSNVRVISLLKLPL, encoded by the exons ATGAAAGGCGAGCAAAGCTGCCAAAATAAGTGGCCAAGTCCTTTTGTAGTGGTGTGTGGTCTGTTActtttgttgtcatttttcaaatatGTTTCTTCACCATTTCAATGGTTGGCTCTTGGTGTTGTCGTTGTTGACATCATACCAGAGGTTTTGAAAGCAATTGCATCACTAAGGAACCTTGAATTAGACATCAACATTCTCATGCTAATTGCAG CTGGAGGCTCTGTTTTCCTAAAGGATTACTGGGAAGCCGGGACGATTGTGTTTTTGTTGAATATATCAAAATGGCTCGAGACAAGGGCCAGTCACAGGGCCGCTGCTGTGATGTCAACATTGTTGAGCATAGCTCCTCAAACCGTTGTATTAGCGAACACTGGTGAAGAAGTCAACACCAAGGAAGTGATGGTCAATACAAGACTTGCAGTTAAGGCTGGGACCATGATCCCCATTGACGGAGTAGTTGTAGATGGGAACCGTGAACTTGAGGAGAAGGCTTTAATTGGTGAATCGTTTCCAGTTTCTAAACAAGTAGATTCCAATGTTCGG GTTATATCACTGTTAAAACTACCACTCTAG
- the LOC110868346 gene encoding cadmium/zinc-transporting ATPase HMA2 isoform X2, translating into MSPSSFTPELLFFFTMSRSFRSFKSVLKAIASLRNLELDINILMLIAAGGSVFLKDYWEAGTIVFLLNISKWLETRASHRAAAVMSTLLSIAPQTVVLANTGEEVNTKEVMVNTRLAVKAGTMIPIDGVVVDGNRELEEKALIGESFPVSKQVDSNVRVISLLKLPL; encoded by the exons ATGTCTCCGTCATCGTTCACACCAGAACTGTTATTTTTCTTCACAATGTCGCGCTCATTTCGCAGCTTCAAATCG GTTTTGAAAGCAATTGCATCACTAAGGAACCTTGAATTAGACATCAACATTCTCATGCTAATTGCAG CTGGAGGCTCTGTTTTCCTAAAGGATTACTGGGAAGCCGGGACGATTGTGTTTTTGTTGAATATATCAAAATGGCTCGAGACAAGGGCCAGTCACAGGGCCGCTGCTGTGATGTCAACATTGTTGAGCATAGCTCCTCAAACCGTTGTATTAGCGAACACTGGTGAAGAAGTCAACACCAAGGAAGTGATGGTCAATACAAGACTTGCAGTTAAGGCTGGGACCATGATCCCCATTGACGGAGTAGTTGTAGATGGGAACCGTGAACTTGAGGAGAAGGCTTTAATTGGTGAATCGTTTCCAGTTTCTAAACAAGTAGATTCCAATGTTCGG GTTATATCACTGTTAAAACTACCACTCTAG